One window of the Rhipicephalus microplus isolate Deutch F79 chromosome 2, USDA_Rmic, whole genome shotgun sequence genome contains the following:
- the LOC142793585 gene encoding phospholipid-transporting ATPase ABCA3-like has translation MRECEALCSRVGILSDGRFAYLGSTQQLKESIGHRATMLARSASPDPRPLLEAMESRFPGCHLRRRQVGALLRFHVLARSWHELFIGMEKLLAEELIHEYLVSGVSLTEVFRHFTKHKRTPAPTPASTPVISPAFTPAHAPTSSQSPSLAQGLGWRLADDACHVFAS, from the exons ATGCGCGAGTGTGAGGCCCTGTGTTCGCGTGTGGGCATTCTTTCCGACGGCCGATTCGCCTACCTCGGCTCCACGCAGCAACTCAAGGAGAGCATCGGACACAGAGCCACCATGCTGGCACGCAGCGCATCGCCAGACCCTC GTCCCCTGCTCGAGGCCATGGAGTCTCGCTTCCCAGGCTGTCACCTGCGGCGGAGGCAAGTCGGAGCGCTGCTCCGCTTCCACGTTCTGGCGCGGTCGTGGCACGAGCTTTTCATCGGCATGGAAAAGCTGCTTGCCGAGGAGCTCATCCACGAGTACCTGGTCAGCGGCGTGAGCCTCACTGAGGTCTTCCGGCACTTCACGAAGCACAAGCGGACGCCCGCACCCACGCCCGCATCTACGCCCGTGATTTCGCCCGCGTTCACACCCGCACACGCGCCCACGTCGTCGCAGTCTCCCAGTCTGGCCCAAGGTCTAGGGTGGCGCCTCGCCGACGATGCATGCCACGTGTTTGCCTCTTAG